In a single window of the Thermofilum uzonense genome:
- a CDS encoding PLP-dependent cysteine synthase family protein, giving the protein MREILDLIGNTPMVRLRNIPVLRERQVYVKLEYMNPTGSHKDRIAVYMIKDAVERGFLKPGGTIVEASSGNTAISVAWASRLLGYKAIIVVEEDTSPSKVSMIKALGAEVHFAPKVPRSHPDHMFNVAERIARERGGVFLAQYANEANVTAHFETTGPEIYRELGDRIGCFVMGVGTGGSMAGISKYLKTKCRRGLKAIAVVPRGSPVLGHPGRGEEIEGLAVSGVPEIFMRYRGLVDEVVEVGFSEALENMLKLVREEGILAGLSTGANIAAILKVLDGCDDAIVTLAADSFFRYTHLIGV; this is encoded by the coding sequence GTGAGAGAAATCCTCGACTTGATAGGAAATACTCCAATGGTGAGGCTGAGAAACATACCGGTTTTGCGTGAGCGCCAGGTTTACGTTAAACTTGAATACATGAATCCAACCGGGAGCCATAAGGACAGGATAGCCGTATACATGATAAAGGATGCCGTGGAACGAGGCTTTCTAAAGCCTGGAGGAACAATCGTAGAGGCCTCGAGCGGAAACACCGCGATCAGCGTAGCGTGGGCCTCTAGGCTCTTAGGCTACAAGGCGATAATAGTCGTAGAGGAGGACACATCGCCTTCAAAGGTGTCCATGATAAAGGCCCTAGGCGCGGAAGTCCACTTCGCACCTAAGGTTCCACGCAGCCACCCCGACCATATGTTCAATGTTGCCGAGAGGATTGCCCGCGAGAGGGGCGGAGTTTTCCTCGCACAGTACGCTAATGAGGCAAACGTTACAGCGCACTTCGAAACCACGGGCCCTGAGATATATCGCGAGCTAGGCGACAGAATAGGCTGCTTCGTTATGGGTGTTGGAACCGGTGGAAGCATGGCAGGTATCTCAAAGTACCTTAAAACAAAGTGCAGGAGAGGCCTTAAGGCAATCGCTGTTGTACCTCGCGGGTCTCCAGTATTGGGTCATCCCGGTAGAGGTGAAGAGATAGAGGGCCTCGCGGTCTCAGGGGTTCCTGAAATCTTCATGAGATATAGAGGGCTGGTGGATGAGGTTGTAGAGGTCGGCTTCAGCGAAGCCCTAGAGAATATGCTGAAACTGGTTCGTGAAGAGGGAATTCTAGCTGGTCTCTCAACCGGTGCCAACATAGCTGCGATACTTAAAGTTCTCGACGGTTGTGATGACGCGATAGTAACGCTCGCCGCTGACAGCTTCTTCCGTTATACACACCTAATAGGCGTCTAG